One genomic region from Hyalangium ruber encodes:
- a CDS encoding YqgE/AlgH family protein, whose translation MRPPSPRLLFTLVVVAALLMLGVLPRVFDWLQEQERASRPPRAGLFLVARPGRVDRNFDKTVVLLIEVGPDRTWGLVLNRLRTPQDTPLPADVMRWGGPVTPERRTTLIRARENPEGARRILEGLSWREGVALEGDTLTFAGVAGWRPGQLEQELARGGWVLMDASAEQVFSEPGVLWAECIARHF comes from the coding sequence GTGAGGCCGCCCTCCCCAAGGCTCTTGTTCACCCTGGTGGTCGTCGCCGCGCTGCTGATGCTCGGCGTCCTGCCCAGGGTGTTCGACTGGCTTCAGGAGCAGGAGCGCGCCTCGCGTCCGCCACGTGCAGGCCTGTTCCTCGTAGCGCGACCGGGCCGGGTGGACCGCAACTTCGACAAGACGGTGGTGCTCTTGATCGAGGTAGGTCCGGATCGGACGTGGGGGCTGGTGCTCAACCGGCTGCGGACGCCTCAAGACACGCCGCTACCCGCGGACGTGATGCGCTGGGGAGGCCCGGTGACGCCCGAGCGCCGCACGACGCTGATTCGGGCGCGAGAGAACCCAGAAGGGGCGCGGCGGATTTTGGAGGGGCTCTCCTGGCGCGAGGGAGTGGCACTGGAAGGCGATACGCTCACCTTTGCAGGTGTAGCGGGATGGCGACCGGGACAGCTCGAACAGGAGCTTGCTCGAGGAGGCTGGGTGTTGATGGATGCAAGTGCCGAGCAGGTGTTCTCTGAGCCTGGTGTGTTGTGGGCCGAGTGCATCGCTCGGCATTTCTGA
- a CDS encoding DUF6310 domain-containing protein, translating into MLHRACIALLLLLSACATMEPSPTVPLAQDARIANLQRAAQYPWTDDGHCVVQEASNEWSSLVEKCYHALDRDRVKFRDVTGRCAVASAGAAAVGMGLCVFAAPEIVVGAVIVVGVVAVAVAIKEELDAHERNASRERGKPKTQAQPSNEQESVANRKAKREGSPLGRDWFPPDPPVSSDPHDRRPECMPKRASHRGGNDPHNECADPIPQNSFPGWDVLVNGKHFDALQLATRTLWEVKTDNFDTYPPDLRAIVVESQVEKLRHERALALACGFDFRVGVRSLAHKAALELAAPDLDGIIEVMKWC; encoded by the coding sequence ATGCTGCACCGAGCCTGCATCGCACTTCTGTTACTTCTTTCGGCCTGCGCAACGATGGAGCCGAGCCCGACAGTGCCACTCGCCCAGGACGCGAGGATCGCCAACCTTCAGCGGGCGGCGCAGTACCCCTGGACGGATGATGGGCACTGCGTGGTGCAAGAAGCCTCCAACGAATGGTCGAGCCTGGTAGAGAAGTGCTACCACGCTCTCGACCGTGATCGGGTCAAGTTCCGCGATGTCACAGGAAGGTGCGCTGTCGCCTCCGCAGGGGCAGCTGCCGTGGGCATGGGGCTCTGTGTCTTTGCGGCACCTGAGATCGTCGTCGGAGCAGTGATTGTTGTTGGCGTGGTGGCGGTGGCAGTCGCCATAAAAGAGGAACTGGATGCGCATGAGCGGAACGCCTCCCGCGAGCGTGGGAAGCCCAAGACCCAAGCACAGCCATCCAACGAGCAGGAATCCGTCGCGAATCGAAAGGCCAAGCGGGAAGGGTCCCCGTTGGGTAGGGATTGGTTTCCCCCAGACCCGCCAGTCTCCTCGGATCCTCATGATCGTCGCCCCGAATGCATGCCCAAGCGGGCTTCGCATCGGGGCGGCAATGATCCGCACAACGAATGCGCCGACCCAATTCCGCAGAACAGCTTTCCCGGCTGGGATGTGCTCGTCAATGGCAAGCACTTTGACGCGCTACAACTGGCCACGCGCACGCTGTGGGAGGTCAAGACCGACAATTTCGACACGTACCCGCCCGACCTTCGAGCCATTGTGGTCGAGAGTCAGGTAGAGAAGTTGCGGCATGAGCGCGCTCTCGCTCTGGCTTGTGGATTTGACTTCCGGGTTGGCGTGCGGAGCCTCGCGCACAAAGCCGCTCTGGAACTCGCGGCCCCGGATCTCGATGGAATCATCGAAGTCATGAAGTGGTGCTGA
- a CDS encoding M28 family peptidase, protein MRALSETFHPRDSLHPENLERAATYLSEHLSRAGGQVDSQTYRVGDTRYRNVIARFGPESAERLVIGAHYDTAGPLPGADDNASGVAGLLELANLLGQHPPPVRVELVGFTLEEPPYFRTEHMGSRVHAKSLRQAGVKVRAMLSLETIGTFTDAPDSQHYPIPQLRWHYPSTGNFIAVVGELNDGGLVRQVATAMRAGGPLPVEFLNAPASLEGIDFSDHASYQAEGYRAAMVTDTAFFRNPRYHEPTDTWDTLDYARMAQVIQGVHCAVRELTRP, encoded by the coding sequence GTGCGTGCTCTGTCCGAGACGTTCCACCCTCGGGACTCCCTCCACCCGGAGAACCTGGAACGAGCCGCGACCTATCTCAGCGAGCACCTCTCCCGGGCCGGTGGTCAAGTGGACTCCCAGACCTACCGCGTGGGCGACACCCGCTACCGCAACGTCATTGCTCGCTTCGGTCCCGAATCGGCGGAACGCCTCGTCATCGGCGCCCACTACGACACCGCAGGGCCGCTGCCGGGCGCGGACGACAATGCCAGCGGAGTCGCCGGCCTGCTCGAGCTGGCCAACCTCCTGGGCCAGCACCCACCACCGGTGCGCGTGGAGCTCGTGGGCTTCACGCTGGAGGAGCCGCCCTACTTCCGCACCGAGCACATGGGCAGCCGGGTTCACGCCAAATCCCTGCGCCAGGCCGGGGTGAAGGTTCGCGCCATGCTCTCGCTGGAGACCATCGGCACCTTCACGGACGCCCCGGATAGCCAGCACTACCCCATCCCTCAGCTCCGGTGGCACTACCCCTCCACCGGAAACTTCATCGCCGTCGTGGGTGAGCTGAACGATGGCGGCCTCGTTCGCCAGGTCGCCACGGCGATGCGCGCGGGTGGCCCCCTGCCCGTCGAGTTCCTCAACGCTCCCGCCAGCCTCGAGGGCATCGACTTCTCCGACCACGCCAGCTACCAGGCCGAAGGCTACCGCGCCGCCATGGTCACCGACACCGCCTTCTTCCGGAACCCGCGCTACCACGAGCCCACCGACACCTGGGACACCCTGGACTACGCGCGCATGGCCCAGGTCATCCAGGGCGTGCATTGCGCCGTGCGGGAGCTGACCCGACCCTGA
- a CDS encoding DUF5953 family protein produces MPATQENELAIIVYAPALVGNDGRPLAVVQGMERALPGLRLEWTISSDGQRVPVPQREAWLARGRPNGRGFPLLRNGDDDFRVTVTGLELPAGHSPGGQAQLDIHAVLPLTGDGIAAAAEVLVSIAEGASAFWGHATPFSAGVDIARQTKNWATNPQPPPRGLPALKLPEKIRAPEIPHRLGWVNYWSAAAAEAIGFPDPARDAELLARSLRTATSGWVVRLTNAPLDLDKPAHLETLLRAYERFPEIGGRSTP; encoded by the coding sequence ATGCCAGCTACACAAGAGAATGAACTTGCCATTATCGTCTACGCGCCCGCCCTCGTGGGCAATGATGGCCGCCCGTTGGCAGTTGTTCAGGGAATGGAGCGCGCACTTCCTGGCTTGCGCCTGGAGTGGACGATTTCTAGTGACGGGCAGCGCGTCCCAGTGCCGCAGCGAGAAGCATGGCTCGCCCGAGGAAGGCCAAACGGGCGTGGATTTCCACTCCTCCGCAACGGGGATGATGACTTCCGAGTTACGGTGACTGGGTTGGAACTACCTGCGGGCCACTCGCCGGGTGGCCAAGCCCAGCTTGATATTCATGCGGTGTTGCCCCTGACCGGAGACGGCATCGCGGCGGCTGCCGAGGTGCTGGTGAGCATCGCGGAAGGTGCTAGCGCATTTTGGGGGCATGCGACGCCGTTCAGTGCGGGAGTGGATATCGCGCGCCAGACGAAAAACTGGGCGACGAATCCGCAACCCCCACCGCGCGGGCTGCCAGCGCTCAAGCTCCCAGAGAAAATCCGAGCGCCAGAGATTCCGCACCGCCTCGGATGGGTGAATTACTGGTCGGCTGCTGCCGCAGAAGCCATCGGTTTCCCGGACCCCGCACGCGACGCCGAGCTGCTGGCGCGCTCGCTGCGCACCGCGACGAGCGGGTGGGTTGTCCGGCTCACGAATGCGCCGCTCGATCTCGACAAGCCCGCTCATTTGGAAACGCTTCTGCGGGCCTACGAGCGCTTCCCCGAGATCGGCGGGCGCTCTACCCCTTGA